One genomic region from Amia ocellicauda isolate fAmiCal2 chromosome 4, fAmiCal2.hap1, whole genome shotgun sequence encodes:
- the tssc4 gene encoding U5 small nuclear ribonucleoprotein TSSC4, which translates to MCEREEDRDAVSGGAGEGGDAIVLSDTVSLSDSSDAEDNIAGFDPEVEDLSSSSGGEGGEEEEDSVDGGGRPPQAASSREPFFRLKGTSAVFSSRSQSIFDCLESAAKLAAPSLGEDNLVDGAFVRPLPPPPERRRREAEEGARPPGKTLSPNPRPLTSKGVPDYLAHPERWTKYSLEDVPETSGSRNAAVAKEYIEGLQRRRGRGAWAPDHQESFTPAFNQDQSSSSDCRIVFSKPRSIPEEEEEDGEEERPRPGKGVRQREKDKKEVGLLHLEELEEEMKAELEKAGRSKQEAEKRKRAREQQEEEEEEEEEEEMEGRRAGVGFNANRKVNRKNFRKTVEREEDE; encoded by the coding sequence ATGTGTGAGCGGGAAGAGGACCGGGACGCCGTGTCTGGCGGGGCGGGGGAGGGCGGCGACGCCATCGTCCTCTCCGACACCGTGTCCCTGAGTGACTCCTCCGACGCCGAGGACAACATCGCCGGCTTCGACCCGGAGGTGGAAGACCTGTCCTCGTCctctgggggggaggggggggaggaggaggaggactccGTGGACGGGGGGGGGCGCCCCCCCCAGGCTGCCAGCTCCCGGGAGCCGTTCTTCCGGCTGAAGGGCACGAGCGCCGTCTTCAGCTCGCGCAGCCAGAGCATCTTTGACTGCCTGGAGAGCGCCGCCAAGCTGGCTGCCCCCTCCCTGGGCGAGGACAACCTGGTGGACGGGGCCTTCGTCCGGCCGCTGCCCCCCCCGCCCGAGAGGAGGCGGAGAGAGGCCGAGGAGGGAGCGAGACCCCCCGGCAAGACGCTCAGTCCGAACCCGAGACCCCTGACCTCCAAGGGCGTGCCTGACTACCTGGCCCACCCCGAGCGCTGGACCAAGTACAGCCTGGAGGACGTGCCGGAGACGAGTGGCTCGAGGAACGCCGCCGTGGCCAAGGAGTACATCGAGGGACTGCAGCGCCGCAGGGGTCGGGGGGCCTGGGCGCCGGACCACCAAGAGTCCTTCACCCCGGCCTTCAACCAGGACCAGTCCAGCAGCTCCGACTGCAGGATCGTCTTCTCCAAGCCCAGAAGCATcccagaggaagaggaagaggatggGGAGGAAGAGCGGCCGAGGCCGGGGAAGGGCGTCCggcagagagagaaggacaAGAAGGAGGTGGGGCTGCTGCACCTGgaagagctggaggaggagatgaaggccGAGCTGGAGAAGGCCGGCCGCTCGAAGCAGGAGGCTGAGAAGAGGAAGAGGGCCAGGGAgcagcaggaggaagaggaggaggaggaggaggaggaggagatggaggggcGCCGGGCGGGGGTCGGCTTCAATGCCAACCGGAAAGTGAACCGGAAGAACTTCAGGAAAACTGTGGAGCGCGAGGAGGACGAGTGA